The DNA sequence CCCAGCGACGACCAGGCCCGGGTGCCGACCAGCACGATGCCGTCCGGGTCGGCCGCCCTGATCACCGGGATGACCTGCTCGGCGTAGCTCTTGATACCGGCCCAGTCGACCCCGTTCGGCTCATTGGCGATCTCGTAGAGCACGTTCGGCTTGCCGGCGTGCCGCTGGGCGATCTCAGCGAAGAAGGTCTTGGCCCGGTCCAGGTTGTAGTTGGGGTCACCCGGGGTCAGCATGTGCCAGTCGACGATGGCGTACATGCCACGGGCGGTCGCCTCGTCGATCAGTCCGTGCACCCGGTCGGTGAAGCCGCGCGGATCGGTCTCGTAGCCGTCCTCCTGGATGTACATCGAGATCCGCAGGACGTCGGCCCGCCAGTCGGTGGCGAGCGTGTCCAGCGAGGCATCGTCGAGACAGTGGGCGTACCACTGCAGACCGTGCGTGCTCATGCCGCGCAACTGGATCGGGTGGCCGTGCTGGTTGCACAGGTTGACCCCGCAGACCCGCAACTGACCGTTGACCGCGACCGGCGTGGTGCCGGTCGGCGGCGGGGTCGTCGGCGGAGCCGTCGTCGGCGGCGGGGTGGTCGGGGCCGGTCCGCCAGCGCAGTCGGCCCCGTTGACCGTACAGTTGCCGGGTGTTCCGCTGCCGACGACGATGAACCCGAACGTGGTGCTGCCGCCGGCCGCGATGGTGCCGTTCCAACTGGCGTTGTCGAACGTGTACCGGTTACCGACGGCGGCCGACCGTGCGTTCCACGACGAGCTGACCCGGCTGCCGGCCGGCAGGTCGAAGCTCACCTGCCAGGAGGTGATGGTGCCGGCCGTGTCGTTGGTGACGGTGAACCGGCCCTCGTAGCCGCTGCCCCAGTCGTTGACCTTCACGAAGGCCGCGGTGGCGGCGCTGGCCGACGGCGCGAGCAGGGCCACCGCCCCGACGACGGCCGCCGCGAGCCCTCCGGCTGCGACGACGAAACTCCAACGGCGCACGACGCCCTCCCTCAGGTCAGCGGGCACAACATATCGACGTGCGACGTTAAACAAGATTTTCAGTAAGGTCAACCGTCGAGGTGGGACCACCGGTCCAGCTGTCCCACAGCCGCCGGTAGTCGCCGCCGGCGGCGATCAGCTCGTCGTGCGTACCCGAGGCCACGACCCGGCCGGCGTCGAGCACCACGATCCGGTCGGCCCGCCGGGCCTGGGTGAGCCGGTGCGCGACGATCAGGGTGGTCCGACCGGCGGTCGCGGCGAACGCGGCCCGTTCCAGGTCCCGCGCGCCGGCGCTGCCCGCCTCCGCCGTCGCCTCGTCGAGGATCGCCACGTCCGGATCGGCCAGCACCAACCGGGCCAGAGCGAGCTGCTGTGCCTGGGCGGCGGTCGGCTGGTGACCGCCCTCCCCGACCACACTGTCGACGCCGTCGGGCAGCGCCCGGACCCAACCGAGCGCGCCCACCGTGGCCAGCGCGTCGGTGATCTCGTCGGTGGTGGCGTCGGCGCGGGCCAGCCGCAGATCCTCGGTCAGCGGACCGGCGAACACGTGCACGTCCTGACTGACCAGCGCGATCCGACCGGCGAGCCCCGGGTGACCGGCACGGTCCGCCCCGGCGACCGGCACCCCGCCGAGCCGGACCGTGCCCGCGGTCGGCTGGAGCAGCCCGGCGACCACGCCGGCCAGGGTGCTCTTGCCGGCGCCGCTCACCCCGACCAGCGCCACCCGTTGCCCCGGCTCGACACGCAGCGTCACGTCGCGCAGCACCAACGGGCCGTCGTCGTACCGGTGGCTGACGCCGTCGATCTCGAGCCCGGTGCCGGCTGGCACGACCGTCCCGGTCACGGCCGGTGCCGGGGGCAGATCGGCCACCCCCACCAGGCGCGCCAGGCTGGCCCCGGCCTGCTGGACCTGGTCGAACTCGGCGACCAGCGCGCCGAGAGGATTGAACAGCCGGTGAAAGTACAGCGCAGCGGCCGTGGTAGCCCCGACCGTCACCAGGTCCGCCCGCACCAGCAGGAAGCCGACCACCAGCACCGAGGTCAGCCCGACGCACTCGGCCCGGTTGAGCCGGGAGCCGAACCGGGTGAACATCCGCAGCACGGACACCGACAGGTCGCGCGACGCCGCCGAGCGCTGCTCGATCGCGGCGAGGTGTGCCGCCTCCAGCCGGTACGCGCGGACCGTCGCCGCGCCGCGCAGCGCGCCGATCATCGCCTGGGACCGTTCCCCGGTGACCACCCGTTCCCGCGCGTAGTACGGCCCCGAGCGGGGCAGGTACCAGCGCAACGCGAGCAGGTACATCGGCACCGCGGTCAACCCGGCCAGGCCGAGCCGCCAGTCCAGCGCGAACAGTCCGGCGACGGTGAGCCCGACGGTCAGCAGCGCGGACACCAGCACCGGCGCGGTGTCGGTGATGACCCGGGTCACCACCGACACGTCGTCACCGACCCGGGCCAGCAGGTCGCCGGTGCCGGTGCGGTCCAGCGTCCGTTCGGGCAGGTGCAGGGCCCGGTCGAGCACCCGTTCGCGCAGCCGGGCCAGCACGGTCTCCCCGGTCCGGGCGGCCAGCGCGGCGCCGAGACCGGTCAGTACGGCGCCGACGGTGGCCGCGAGCACGATCAGCACCACCGAACGGACCACCTGCCCGGTGTCGGCACCGGCCCGAATGTCGTCGACCATGACGCCGAGCACCCAGGGCGCGACCAGCCCACTGGCGCTGGCCGCCAGGACGGTCACCAGCGCGGATCCACTCAGCACGCCGGCGCGGCGCAGCTGCCCGCCGAGCACCACCCAGGTGCGCCCGCCGGTGGCGGTCGGCAGCCGGTCGCGGGCGGGGCCGGTCATCGCAGCACCGCCGCTCGGTAGGTCGGATCGGTCCGGACAAGGTCGTGGTGCGGCGCGGTGCCCACCACCCGGCCGGCGGCCAGGACGCAGACCCGGTCGGCCCGGCTGAGCAGCGCCGGGCTGCTGGTCACCACCAGGGTGGCCCGGGCCTCTGCCGTGACGGCCGGGCTCACCGTACGGCCGTGGCGGGCCGCTCGCAGACCGGCCGCCAGCCGTTCCTCGGTGGTCGCGTCGACCGCCGTCGTCGGGTCGTGCAGCACGAGGATCGGCGGGTCGGCGGCCAGCGCCCGGGCCAGCCCGATCCGCTGTCGCTGGCCGCCGGAGAGACTGGCGCCCCGGTCGGTGACCGGATGGTCGAGCCCGGCGGGATGCGCCGCGACGATGTCGTCCGCGCCGGCGGCGCCGATCGCCGCCGGTAGCGGGTCCGCTGCCGGGCCGGGCCGGACCAGCAGGTTGGAGCGCAGCGTACCGGCGAACAAGGCCGTGTCGTGCGGTTCGACCAGGAGGCGTTCACGCAGGCCGTCGAGGGTCAGCTCGGCGACCGGTACGCCGTCCACCGCCACCGTTCCCCGATGGTCGTCGGCGGCGACGGCACCGCGCAGCAGGTCGAGCAGCGCTTCGGCGTCGCGCGGCTCGTACGCCACCACTGCGAGCAGCTCACCCGCTGTCAGCCGCAGGTCGACGTCGCGCAGCGAGCGGTAGCTGACCGCGGTCAGTGTCAGGCGCACCGGCTGCGGCCGGGGCGCCGGACGCTGACCGGGCAGTACGGCGGGCGGTGCGGCGAGCACCCGGGCGACCCGCGCGGCCGAAGCCCGCACGGCGGCGGCGAGCTGACCGCAGAAGCCGAGGGCACGGACCGGCTCGGCGATGAACTGGGCCAGACCGACCACGGTGATGAACTCACCGACGCCGATCCGACCCTGGACCGCCATCACGCCGGCCGCACCGGCGACGCCGGCCAGGAGCAGCCCGCTGGCACCGGCGGTGATCCCCTGGTAGACGCCGGCCATGGTGGTCGCCCGCAGGGTCACCTGGAGGGTGTGCCGGCTCGACTCGCGGTAGCGCCGGGCCGCGTTGCGCTGCGCGCCGAACCCGCGCAGCGCGCGCAGCCCGTCGACCAGGTCGGTGGCGAGCGCGGTGGTCGCCCCGGCGGCGGCCTGCTGCGCGCCGGTACGCCGGGTGACCACCGGGGCGAGCGCCTGCAGGGCCAGCACCAGCGCCGGCACGCCGAGCAGGACACCGAGGCCGAGCGGCACGTCGATGGTGAGCAGGACCACGGACGAGACCGCCAGCGCCGCCACCGCGGCGACGGCGACAGTGGCGGCCCGGATGATCAACGCGGTCCGTTCGGCGTCGGCGGCGGCGATGGCGAGCAGCTCGCCGGAGCGCAGCCCGGTGCGGTGCCCGCGCGGGTCGAGTGCCCGCCCGGCGACCTCCACCCGGAGCCGGTGGGTTTCCCGGTGGATCGCGGTCTCGGTCAGCCGGGCACCGAACCGCCAGGCGAAGGTGAGGACGGTGAACAGGGCGGCCAGCCCGGCGACCGAAACCGCGAGCGCGGTCCAGTCGCCGGTCGCGACGGCCTGCTCGACGATCAGTCCGATGGCCAGCGGTACCGCCGCTTCGGCCGCCTGGTGCAGGCTGAGCAGTGCGACGCCGGCGGTGAGTCGGCCGCGGTGCCGGCGCAGGGTGCGCCGCAGCAGCCGGGCCGCGGTCAGCGGGGCGGGACGGGGTACGGGCACGGCAGGTCTCTCTCCGGCGGGGTCGGTGGCGGGTCCGGCTCACCGACCGGCTACCGGTGAGCAGAGGCTAACCTAAGCCGCGACCGGGCTCCATCATCGATCACCGGCACCGGACATGACGGTCGCCACGTTGGGGGTGACATCCGGTCCACCATGAGATAAGTTCTTCTCAGGTTGAGTTGTTCTTAGTTAGAGATTTTCTAGCAACGAGAAGGATCGCGATGTCGGAGGCCGAGTTCCTCGCCAGCTACGACCCTCGGGCGTTCCCGCCGGTCGCCGTCACCGTCGACGTGGTGGCACTGACCATCCGCGACGCGCGGCTGCACGTGCTGCTCGTGCGGCGGGGCGCGCCGCCACACGAAGGGGCCTGGGCGCTACCCGGCGGCTTCGTCCAGCCCAATGAGGACCTGCCCACCGCCGCCGCCCGGGAGCTCGCCGAGGAGACCGGGCTGGACACCCGGCCCGGCCGGGCCGCCGCGATGGACCGGGTGCACCTGGAGCAGCTGGCCAGCTACGGCGCACCCGAGCGGGACCCGCGGATGCGGATCGTCTCCGTGGCGTACCTCGCCTTCGCGCCAGAGCTGCCCGACCCGGCGGCCGGCAGCGACGCCGCCGCCGCGGCCTGGGTGCCGGTGGACGCGCTCGGCCTACCCGAGCAGGCCGACCCGGACCGGCCGGTACGGCAACTGCCCGGCACCAGCCGGCGGCTCGCGTTCGACCACGCCCGGATCGTCGTCGACGGTCTGGACCGGGCCCGCGCCAAGCTCGAGTACACCCCGCTGGCCACCCGGTTCGTCGGCGACGAGTTCACCATCAGCGAGCTGCGCGGCGTCTACCAGACCGTCTGGGGCGTCGAACTGCACGCCGGCAACTTCCACCGCAAGGTGCTGTCCGTACCCGGCTTCCTGGAAAGCGTCGGCGCCACCACCGAACGCGGCGGCCCGCGCGGCGGACCCCGGTCGCGCATCTACCGGGCCGGCGACGCCCGGCTGCTGCACCCGGCGCTGCTGCGCCCCGCCCGGGAGGAGGAGGTCAGGTGACCGTGACCGAGGCGATCGAACTCGTCCTGACCGCGCACCACCCGGCCGAGGTGTTCGGCACCGACCAGACGACCCGGCGCTACCACCAACTGGCCCGGCTGCTGCACCCGGACACCGCCGCGACGGCCGCACCCGACCGGCGCGCCACCGCCGCGTTCATGCAGCTGACCGAGCTGTGGCGGCGACACCTCGCCGACGGCCGGGACACCGTCACCATCGACACCGGACGGCACCGGTACGTCGTGGACCGAACCGCCCGCTACACCGGCGACCTCGCCGACCTGTACCGGCACGGCGACGACCAGTTGGTGAAGGTGCCCCGGGACCCGGCCAACAACGACCTGATCGCCCGGGAGGCGACCGCGCTGACCCGGCTCGCCGAGCGGGGCGACCCCCGCTACCTGCCGTACGTGCCCCGGGTGGTGGACGAGTTCCGGCACCGGGACACCGGCACCGGCGCCGTCCGGCAGGTCACCGTGCTGGGCACCGCCGCCGGGCTGCGCAGCCTCGCCGAGGTCCGCCGGGCGTACCCGGACGGGGTTGACGCCCGCGACGCGGCCTGGATGTGGCGGCGGCTGCTGGTCGCGCTCGGCTTCGCCCACCGCGCCGGGCTGGTCCACGGCGCCGTGCTGCCCGACCACGTCCTCATCGAGCCCGACCAGCACGGCGTGGTGCTGGTCGACTGGTGCTACGCCAGCATCGACGCCGCGCCGGTGCCGGCGCTGGTCCCGGCGTACGCCGACTGGTACCCCGACGAGATCCGCCGACGCCGCAGTCCCGGCCCCGGCACCGACCTCACGATGGCCGCCCGCTGCCTCGACTGGCTGACCGGCGGTCAGGCGCCGAAGCCGATGCGCCGGTTCACCGACGGCTGTCAACTGGCGTCGCTGCGGCACCGGCCCGACGACGCGTGGCGGCTGCTCGCCGAATTCGACGACCTGCTCGAACGGCTCTGGGGCCGCCGCCGGTTCCGGCCGTTCACCATCCCCGACCCCAACCAATGACCCGCCGACCGAACCAACGAGCCGGCAACTGAGCTGGCGACCCACCCCGACTGAGAAGGAGCCCCGACATGGGCAGTGGAGCCTGGTCGACCGACGTCTACCGCGCAGCCAGCGCCTACCGCAAGGCCACCGGCGCCAGCGCGTTCGCCTACAGCGACGGCGGCGCCCGCACCGTCCACCCGACCCTCGACCCGCGCGGCGTCGCCGCCCGGGAAAGCCGCGACTCGACCGAGCACCCGCAGTCGCTGGCCGTCGCCGTCCTGTTCGACGTCACCGGATCGATGGGCGGCGTGCCCCGGACGCTGCAGCAGAAGCTGCCGCAACTGCTCGGCCTGCTGCTGCGCAAGGGCTACGTCACCGACCCGCAGATCCTGTTCGGTGCGATCGGCGACGCGACCTGCGACCGGGTGCCGCTGCAGATCGGCCAGTTCGAGTCGGACAACCGGATGGACGACCACCTGGGCAACATCGTGCTCGAAGGCGGTGGCGGCGGGCAGATGATGGAGTCGTACGAGCTCGCCATGTACTTCATGGCCCGGCACACCTCGATCGACTGCCACGAGCAGCGCGGCAAGCGCGGCTACCTGTTCGTCATCGGCGACGAGATGGCGTACCCCAAGGTCAAGGCCCGCGAGGTCCGGAAATTCATCGGGGACGACCTCGACGAGGACGTCCCGCTGCGCGCCGTCGTCGACGAGGTCCGTCGCCGGTGGGACACCTACTACCTGATGCCGGCCGGCAGCCACTACGCCGGCAACCGCCGCATCCTCGACTTCTGGCGGGACCTGCTCGGGCAGAACGCCGTCGAACTCGACGACCTGGACGCGGTCTGCGAGACCATCGCCACCACCGTGGCGCTCGGCGAAGAGGCCTGCGACCTCGACACCGCCCTGGCCGACCTGCGCGACGTCGGTGCCGGCGACGCCGCCACCACCGTGTCGCGGGCGCTCGCCCGCATCGGCACCGGCCGCACCCCCGCGGTACGCGGCACCCTGCCGGCCGCCTCGGGCCACGCCGACCAGGTGACCCGGCTGTGAACCGGGTGGCCAGCAGCATGACCGGGGACGGAACCGACCGGCACATCGCCGTGGTCGACCTCGGCTACGGCGACGCCGGCAAGGGCACCGTCGTCGACTGGCTGTGCGCGAGCAGGCCGGTTGACGCGGTCATCCGGTTCAACGGGGGCGGGCAGGCGGCACACAACGTCGTCCTGCCCGACGGCCGGGCCCACACCTTCGCCCAGTTCGGCGCCGGCACCTTCCACGGCGTACCGACGCACCTGTCCCGGTTCGTGGTCGTCGACCCGCTGGCGTTGGCCGGCGAGGCGACGCACCTGGCCGGGATCGGGGTGCCCGACGCACTGGACCAGGTGACCGTCGACCGGGAGGCGCTGCTGGCCACCCCGTACCACCGGGCCGCGAACCAGGCCCGGGAGATCGCCCGTGGGGCCGACCGGCACGGCTCCTGCGGGATGGGGGTGGGCGAGAGCGTACGACATGCTCTCGCCCACCCCGACACCGCGCCCCGGGTCGGCGACTGCCTCGACGAAGGCCTGCTGCGGCACCGACTGAGGCTGCTGCATGACCGGCTCACCGCCGAACTGGGGCCGCTGGACGCCCCACCGGTGGCGGACACCGTCACCGCGTTCACCGCGTTCGCGCGGCGGGTGTCGATCGTCGACCGGTCATGGACGGCCCGACTACTGCGCGCCGGAACCGTCGTCTTCGAAGGCGCCCAGGGGGTGCTGCTCGACGAGTGGCACGGCTTCCACCCGTACACCACGTGGAGCACCACGACGTACGGCAACGTCGACACGCTGCTGGCCGAGGCGGGCATGCCCGGTACGGCGACCCGGCTCGGGGTGCTGCGGGTGGTCACCCCCCGGCACGGGCCTGGCCCGCTGGTCACCGAGGACCCGACGCTGCGGCCGCCGGAACGGCACAACGGCACCAACGCCTGGCAGGGCCGGTTCCGGTTCGGCCACTTCGACGCCGTGGCCCACCGGTACGCCCTCGACGTCACCGGCGGCGTCGACGCCCTCGCGTTGACCCATCTGGACCTGGTCGGCCGACACCGGCTACGGCTGTGCGACCGGTACGACTGGACCGACCGGTTGCCGACCGGGCCGCCCGGTGACCTGGACCGGCAGGCGGCGCTGACCGCGAAGCTGCTCGCCAGCCAGCCGAGCTACGCCGCCGACCCGGAGCCGGACCCGGCAGCATGGATGGCGGCGGTCGAGACGGCGCTCGGCGTACCGGTGCGGTTGACCTCGCACGGCCCGGCGGCCGCCGACAAGGTCGCTCGGCTCACTGCGGCGGCAGGAAGGTGACCTCGGTAGGCCCGCCGCCGGTGATCACTACCGGCGTCGCGCTGTCGAAGTCGGTGCCGCCATGCCAGCTGGTGGTGCCGCCACACAGACACTGAATCTTGACCTGCTGCCCCAGCACGACCCGGATCCGCACCTTGGAGCCGGAGCCGAGTGATCCGACGCCCACCGACTCACCGGTGGTCACGTTGCGCAGCACCACCCGGTTGTCCGAGCCCGTCGGCGGGTCAGTGAAATTGACGATGGCGGATACCCCACGCTTGACAGTGAAGTCGATAGGCGAACCACCCGGTACTGCGGCCTGGATCAGATCAGCCCGCAGTCGGTTGCCACCACCCCCGCTCCACTGGTCCGCTTGGCCGGGGATCCGGAACAGCAGCGGCCACTCGTACGGGCCGAGCCAGTTGATATTGAAGCTGCCGTCGTAGTAGATCGGACTGGATATAGGCGGAAGCCGATACTCGGGCTCCGGAGCGGAGATCCCGACGGTGCCACGCTGCCCCGGAGGCGGGACCGGATCCGGCGCCGGGAGCTTCCCCCTGATCGATACACTTCGGTCAATGAAGATCGTCGGCGCCGTCTTGGTCTCACCCGGCACCGACACGGTAATCTGCCGAGCCGACTGTTGCGTTCCGGTGCCGCCGGACGGCCCCACCCACTGCGACCCGTACCCGGTGTAGCCAGGCGCACGCGCAAAAAGGTTGTACGAGCCCGGCACCGACACCTGTACCCTGACCCGCCCCAGCCCGGTCGACGAACTGCAGAGCTCCTGCAAGTTGAAGGTGCCGCGCGCGGGAACGGCGAAGATGCAAACGCCCTTCATCGGCAGTCCGGTGTCGCGGGCGTACACCCAGGTCTTGATGTACGCATCGGTGGACTGCGCCGCGGCGGCACGCGCCGGTGGCCCGCCGACAATGGTGACGACGAGGACGGCGATCACGACCGCCACACCTGCCATCCGGAACCAGGCTGTCACCTGACCCTGCCGGCCGTGCACCTGACCTGACGATCTCCTACTGCTGCCTGCCATGTCGACTCTCCCCTACCGCATGTCGATGTTGATGCCGGCGTAGTAGGCGGCAACGACTGGCGTGGCGTCGGCGAAGTCGGTACCGCCATACCAGCGTGTCCCGTCAGGGCACTGACACTCGATCTTGACCTGCTGCCCACCGATGATGGTCGCTCCGGCCGAGTTGTGCGACTCATCGAACTCGCCGACCCCCATCACGTCCCTGGTGGCACTGTTGTAGAAGACCACCCGCCCCGGCGGGCCGATCGACAAACTGCGCACCTGGACTCGAATACCCGCTCCCCTGAACCGCAACGTGCGGAACGTGTACCGGTCGGCCGAGCCGTCAACGACCGCCGGAACCACCTCGGCGATCAACCGGTTGCCGACCCGCCCGCTCCACTGTGCCGGACCGTCCTGCGGCCGGAACAGCACCGGCCACTCGTACGGGCCGACCCAGTCGATTTCGAAGGTACCGTCGACGTTCACCGGCACGGACCGTTGCTCCCGGTGCACGTCCAGCTGGATCGGCGCGACGGAGACCAGCCCGGAGGGGTCCCCCGCCCAGTGGTCCACCCGACCGCTGATCGTGGCGCGGGGATCCAGCAGGATCTGACTCACCCGCTTGGTCTCACCGGTGGTGAGAGTGACCCGCCGGGCATCCTGCTGGCGACCGGTGCCGCCGTCCAGGCCCACCCACTGGGCACCGTACGGGCTGTCCAGCTTCGGCAGGGCGAACAGGTTGTACTGACCAGGCCCCGGCACCTCCACCGTCACCCGGCCACCACCACCGCTACGGGACGGGCACGTATTCGGCAGGCTGAACGTCAGCACCGGCATGGCCAGCACACAGACGCCCTTGACCGGCTCCCCGGTGGCCCGGTCGAACACCCGAGTGGTGATGGCAGCGCCAACGTCGCTCTCCGAGGCTGGCACCGCCGCCGCGCCGCTGGTCATCACCACTGCCAGCGCTGCCCCGGCCGCAGCCGACAACAGCCACCGAGGGTGGCCGGAGCGGACGCCCGACTGGGCGTCCGGAAACCACTGCCTACTGCTCGTCACTGCCCGCCTGCCGATCCTTCCTGGACGTGGAGTAATCAAATGCCTACCACGCGCATGGATGATCGTCGGGGACGCTGGGGCCCGGACAGCCGGCGTGTCGACGAGTGTCCGTCATCCAGGTGTCGCCGACCGGTGCGTGGGTAGGTCCGGAGAGGTCCGGCCTCCGCTCGAACACGACCCAGGGAAACTCACCGTGCCGACCACCTTCCGTCTGCGCCAACAGCCCACCCCCGCTCCGTCCGGCCGTGGCCAGCTCCGCTGGTACGGGCCCGGCCTGCTGTGGATGGTGTCGTCGGTAGGTTCCGGCTCGGTGCTGTTCACCCCCCGGGTCGGCGCGCGGTACGGCTACGAACTGCTGTGGCTGGCGCTGGTCGTGACCGCGCTCATGTGGATCATGGTCCGGGAGGCCGGCCGGTACAGCGTGGCCACCGGCCGTACCCTGCTCGACGGCTTCCGCGACGTACCGGGACCGGCCAACTGGGCGATCTGGGTGATCTTCGTACCGCAGGTCGTCGCCGGGGTGGTCACCATCGCCGGCATCGCCGCCCTGGTCGGCAGCGCGCTCATGGTGGCGCTGCCCGGCGGACAGGCGGTCTACGCCAGCGTCGTCATCCTCGGCTCCGGGACGCTGGTGCTGGCCGGCCGTTACCAGGGCGTGGAGCGGATCACCGCGATGATGGCGCTGGTGCTGGTGGGCGCGGCCATCACCGCAGCGGCCAGCACGATCAGCGGCGACATCACGACAGGCCTGGTACCGGGCGTACCGGACGACCTCGACCTGTACTTCGTGCTGCCCTGGGTCGGATTCATCCTCGCCGGTGCCGTCGGCATCATGTGGTTCTCCTACTGGGTGTCGGCACGTGGCTTCGGCGGGCCGACCGGCCCGTCCTCGTCGACGGATCAGACCGACGACGGGGCCCGTGACGACGTGCCTTCGGGCGGGCAGATCGGCCACGACGAGCGGATCGAGCGGGTACGCGCCTGGACTCGGACGATGAGCCGGACCGCCGCACTCGGCGTCGCCGGCGGTGGACTGGTCATCGTCTCCTTCCTGGTGCTCGGCGCCGAACTACTCGCCCCGCAGGGGCGGGTACCCGACGGCGTCGACGTCGCCCGCGACCTGACCGCGCTGCTCGGCGACCTGTGGGGCACCTTCGGTGAGGTACTGCTGCTCACCTGTGTGGTGGTCGCGCTCTGGGGCACCATCTTCGCCAACCAGGACGGCTGGGCGCGCACCTACGCCGACGCCACCCGACTGATCACCGCCGGCCGGTCCGACGACGAGCCGGCTGATGACGGGGAACAGGCTGGCAGGCTGGCCCGGCTGATCCGCCGCCCACGGGCGGTCTACCTGACGTATGTCGCGGTCGCCATGACCCTCGCCCCGCTGGTGCTGTTCCTGCTGGTCCGCAACCCGGTCGAGATCCTGTCGGTCGGCGGGATCATCGCCGCCGCGCACACCCCGGTCGTGGTCGGCCTCACCCTGTACGTCAACCGCCGGCTCCCCGTACAGGTACGGCCCTCGCGGACCAGCCAGGCGGCGCTCGGCACCGCCGGGCTGTTCTTCGGCGCCTTCGCCGTCGTCTACCTGCTGAGCCTGCTTGGAGTCCGAATCGGATAACCCGAGCCCGGTCCACGGGCGATCTCGTCGGCCGGCACCCGGAGCCAGTCGCCCGGCACCGGCTCACAAGATCAGGTTCAACCAGTCCCGGTGACGAACCCGTACCGAGGTGGCCGTCGCGAAGTCCGAACCGCCGTA is a window from the Solwaraspora sp. WMMD792 genome containing:
- a CDS encoding cellulase family glycosylhydrolase, with product MALLAPSASAATAAFVKVNDWGSGYEGRFTVTNDTAGTITSWQVSFDLPAGSRVSSSWNARSAAVGNRYTFDNASWNGTIAAGGSTTFGFIVVGSGTPGNCTVNGADCAGGPAPTTPPPTTAPPTTPPPTGTTPVAVNGQLRVCGVNLCNQHGHPIQLRGMSTHGLQWYAHCLDDASLDTLATDWRADVLRISMYIQEDGYETDPRGFTDRVHGLIDEATARGMYAIVDWHMLTPGDPNYNLDRAKTFFAEIAQRHAGKPNVLYEIANEPNGVDWAGIKSYAEQVIPVIRAADPDGIVLVGTRAWSSLGVSEGGSEAEVIANPVNATNIMYTFHFYAGSHHDAYRSALSRAADQLPMFVTEFGIQTYTGDGANDLVNAQLWIDLLESRKISWVNWNYSDDFRSGAVFRTGVCGSGSYAGTAPLKEAGVWIRERIRSADDFPTH
- a CDS encoding ABC transporter ATP-binding protein translates to MTGPARDRLPTATGGRTWVVLGGQLRRAGVLSGSALVTVLAASASGLVAPWVLGVMVDDIRAGADTGQVVRSVVLIVLAATVGAVLTGLGAALAARTGETVLARLRERVLDRALHLPERTLDRTGTGDLLARVGDDVSVVTRVITDTAPVLVSALLTVGLTVAGLFALDWRLGLAGLTAVPMYLLALRWYLPRSGPYYARERVVTGERSQAMIGALRGAATVRAYRLEAAHLAAIEQRSAASRDLSVSVLRMFTRFGSRLNRAECVGLTSVLVVGFLLVRADLVTVGATTAAALYFHRLFNPLGALVAEFDQVQQAGASLARLVGVADLPPAPAVTGTVVPAGTGLEIDGVSHRYDDGPLVLRDVTLRVEPGQRVALVGVSGAGKSTLAGVVAGLLQPTAGTVRLGGVPVAGADRAGHPGLAGRIALVSQDVHVFAGPLTEDLRLARADATTDEITDALATVGALGWVRALPDGVDSVVGEGGHQPTAAQAQQLALARLVLADPDVAILDEATAEAGSAGARDLERAAFAATAGRTTLIVAHRLTQARRADRIVVLDAGRVVASGTHDELIAAGGDYRRLWDSWTGGPTSTVDLTENLV
- a CDS encoding ABC transporter ATP-binding protein; this encodes MPVPRPAPLTAARLLRRTLRRHRGRLTAGVALLSLHQAAEAAVPLAIGLIVEQAVATGDWTALAVSVAGLAALFTVLTFAWRFGARLTETAIHRETHRLRVEVAGRALDPRGHRTGLRSGELLAIAAADAERTALIIRAATVAVAAVAALAVSSVVLLTIDVPLGLGVLLGVPALVLALQALAPVVTRRTGAQQAAAGATTALATDLVDGLRALRGFGAQRNAARRYRESSRHTLQVTLRATTMAGVYQGITAGASGLLLAGVAGAAGVMAVQGRIGVGEFITVVGLAQFIAEPVRALGFCGQLAAAVRASAARVARVLAAPPAVLPGQRPAPRPQPVRLTLTAVSYRSLRDVDLRLTAGELLAVVAYEPRDAEALLDLLRGAVAADDHRGTVAVDGVPVAELTLDGLRERLLVEPHDTALFAGTLRSNLLVRPGPAADPLPAAIGAAGADDIVAAHPAGLDHPVTDRGASLSGGQRQRIGLARALAADPPILVLHDPTTAVDATTEERLAAGLRAARHGRTVSPAVTAEARATLVVTSSPALLSRADRVCVLAAGRVVGTAPHHDLVRTDPTYRAAVLR
- a CDS encoding NUDIX hydrolase, whose translation is MSEAEFLASYDPRAFPPVAVTVDVVALTIRDARLHVLLVRRGAPPHEGAWALPGGFVQPNEDLPTAAARELAEETGLDTRPGRAAAMDRVHLEQLASYGAPERDPRMRIVSVAYLAFAPELPDPAAGSDAAAAAWVPVDALGLPEQADPDRPVRQLPGTSRRLAFDHARIVVDGLDRARAKLEYTPLATRFVGDEFTISELRGVYQTVWGVELHAGNFHRKVLSVPGFLESVGATTERGGPRGGPRSRIYRAGDARLLHPALLRPAREEEVR
- a CDS encoding serine/threonine protein kinase, which codes for MTVTEAIELVLTAHHPAEVFGTDQTTRRYHQLARLLHPDTAATAAPDRRATAAFMQLTELWRRHLADGRDTVTIDTGRHRYVVDRTARYTGDLADLYRHGDDQLVKVPRDPANNDLIAREATALTRLAERGDPRYLPYVPRVVDEFRHRDTGTGAVRQVTVLGTAAGLRSLAEVRRAYPDGVDARDAAWMWRRLLVALGFAHRAGLVHGAVLPDHVLIEPDQHGVVLVDWCYASIDAAPVPALVPAYADWYPDEIRRRRSPGPGTDLTMAARCLDWLTGGQAPKPMRRFTDGCQLASLRHRPDDAWRLLAEFDDLLERLWGRRRFRPFTIPDPNQ
- a CDS encoding adenylosuccinate synthetase — its product is MTGDGTDRHIAVVDLGYGDAGKGTVVDWLCASRPVDAVIRFNGGGQAAHNVVLPDGRAHTFAQFGAGTFHGVPTHLSRFVVVDPLALAGEATHLAGIGVPDALDQVTVDREALLATPYHRAANQAREIARGADRHGSCGMGVGESVRHALAHPDTAPRVGDCLDEGLLRHRLRLLHDRLTAELGPLDAPPVADTVTAFTAFARRVSIVDRSWTARLLRAGTVVFEGAQGVLLDEWHGFHPYTTWSTTTYGNVDTLLAEAGMPGTATRLGVLRVVTPRHGPGPLVTEDPTLRPPERHNGTNAWQGRFRFGHFDAVAHRYALDVTGGVDALALTHLDLVGRHRLRLCDRYDWTDRLPTGPPGDLDRQAALTAKLLASQPSYAADPEPDPAAWMAAVETALGVPVRLTSHGPAAADKVARLTAAAGR